In Desulfovibrio sp. 86, the following proteins share a genomic window:
- a CDS encoding ornithine cyclodeaminase family protein, which yields MLYVSEETAKSVVTMADAIETIEGVFCEIGRGAAKVFPVVMGHGPKQGTSFSMKSGLLTNRGVLGLKVGSYWPENRKQGHNAHASTTLLLDPETGYAKALVGASHMTALRTAAADAVAVRHLSRPDCATLAIFGAGHQAWYELLAICEVRKIRQVFVTNRSKEAAAAFARRIREELSLEANAVDAPDAVQQADIIVTVTAAREPLFSADMVRAGTHVSAMGADGEGKQELDPALFARANLFADVVEQSITVGEYEKAFKTGLVNKERITPLGAVLNGRAGRTNGKQITVFDSSGMALQDVAICALALEKAHNRGMAKEI from the coding sequence ATGCTTTATGTATCTGAAGAAACAGCAAAATCTGTTGTAACAATGGCCGACGCCATAGAAACAATAGAAGGGGTATTCTGCGAGATTGGCCGGGGTGCGGCCAAGGTGTTTCCTGTGGTCATGGGGCACGGCCCCAAACAGGGTACGTCCTTCAGCATGAAAAGCGGATTACTGACCAACCGTGGCGTGCTGGGCCTTAAGGTAGGTAGCTACTGGCCAGAAAACCGCAAGCAAGGGCATAATGCCCATGCATCCACTACCTTGCTGCTTGATCCGGAAACCGGATACGCCAAGGCGCTGGTGGGGGCCTCGCACATGACAGCCCTGCGCACTGCCGCAGCCGATGCCGTTGCTGTTCGTCATCTTTCACGGCCCGACTGCGCAACCCTTGCGATTTTTGGTGCCGGACACCAGGCATGGTACGAGCTTTTGGCCATTTGCGAAGTCAGAAAGATCAGGCAGGTTTTTGTAACAAACAGATCAAAAGAGGCCGCAGCCGCATTTGCCAGACGGATTCGCGAAGAACTCTCGCTTGAGGCAAATGCCGTGGATGCCCCTGACGCGGTACAGCAAGCAGATATCATCGTTACCGTCACTGCTGCCCGCGAGCCCCTGTTTTCCGCAGATATGGTGCGTGCAGGAACCCATGTTTCTGCAATGGGAGCCGACGGTGAGGGCAAACAGGAACTCGATCCGGCTTTGTTTGCAAGGGCCAATCTGTTCGCCGACGTAGTGGAACAGTCAATAACCGTAGGTGAATACGAAAAAGCATTCAAAACAGGTCTTGTAAACAAAGAGCGCATTACACCGCTTGGGGCGGTGCTCAATGGGCGGGCCGGACGAACAAACGGCAAGCAGATTACAGTTTTCGACAGCTCAGGCATGGCCCTTCAAGATGTTGCCATCTGTGCACTGGCTCTCGAAAAAGCACATAACAGGGGCATGGCAAAAGAAATTTAG